One Bradyrhizobium zhanjiangense DNA segment encodes these proteins:
- the galE gene encoding UDP-glucose 4-epimerase GalE, with protein MTVLVTGGAGYIGSHTVLALAEAGEDVVVIDDLSTGFSTYLPEGVPLFIGDAGDENLLEGVIAQHDIESIIHFAGSVVVPDSMRDPLGYYRNNFTTARNLLNVAVKRGIGRFIFSSTAAVYGNPDQVPVPEHAPTRPLSPYGSSKLMTEIMLHDVAAAYGMQYVTLRYFNVAGADPQARIGLATVGATHLIKIAVEAATGQRAKIDVFGTDYPTPDGSCIRDFIHVTDLSQAHRSALAYLRNGGASTTLNCGYGRGYSVLETIDAVRRVSGRSFAVQYAPRRPGDIMTMVADTSRIRGLLDWKPQYEDLETIAAHALAWEDKLFRERHGELRHAVSA; from the coding sequence ATGACTGTGCTTGTCACCGGCGGCGCCGGCTATATCGGAAGTCACACGGTCCTGGCGCTGGCCGAAGCCGGCGAGGACGTCGTCGTGATCGACGATCTCTCCACAGGTTTCTCCACCTATCTGCCGGAAGGCGTGCCGCTGTTCATTGGCGATGCCGGCGACGAGAACTTGCTCGAAGGCGTGATCGCGCAACACGACATCGAGAGCATCATCCATTTCGCGGGCTCGGTCGTCGTGCCGGATTCGATGCGCGATCCGCTCGGCTACTACCGCAACAACTTCACGACCGCGCGCAATCTGCTCAACGTCGCGGTCAAGCGCGGCATCGGCCGCTTCATCTTCTCCTCGACCGCCGCCGTCTACGGCAATCCGGACCAGGTGCCGGTGCCCGAGCACGCGCCGACGCGGCCGCTGTCGCCTTACGGCTCGTCGAAGCTGATGACGGAGATCATGCTGCACGACGTCGCCGCCGCCTACGGCATGCAATATGTGACCTTGCGCTACTTCAACGTCGCCGGCGCCGATCCGCAGGCGCGCATCGGCCTTGCCACCGTCGGCGCCACGCATCTGATCAAGATCGCGGTGGAAGCTGCCACTGGTCAGCGCGCCAAGATCGACGTGTTCGGCACGGACTATCCGACCCCGGACGGCAGCTGCATCCGCGACTTCATCCACGTCACGGACCTCTCGCAGGCGCATCGCTCCGCGCTGGCGTATTTGCGCAATGGCGGCGCCTCGACGACGCTCAATTGCGGCTATGGCCGCGGCTATTCGGTGCTGGAGACAATCGATGCGGTGCGCCGGGTTTCGGGCCGCAGCTTCGCCGTGCAATACGCCCCGCGCCGGCCCGGCGACATCATGACCATGGTCGCCGACACCAGCCGCATCCGCGGCTTGCTCGACTGGAAGCCGCAATACGAGGACCTCGAGACCATCGCCGCGCATGCGCTGGCCTGGGAGGACAAGCTGTTCCGCGAGCGCCATGGCGAGCTTCGCCACGCCGTCTCGGCCTAG
- a CDS encoding O-antigen ligase family protein: MTALARETAGQMLGRRLRSPAAWRETVDIFAVLTAASLPWSTSLAGIFNALMLLCMVPFLDVRVFLQSLKRPICVAPIALVVLALLGTLWSDAPWGARLYAVNPTVKLLVLPVLLYHFERSQRGHWVLVAFLVSCALLSVMSWLVAFYPNLALKTDAPERGIFVKNYIDQSQEFTLCAVALAYPIVMLLREKRYWFAGLLTALALSFFVNMAFVVVSRTALVTIPIMFGVFALLHLRWRSIAIIATGLLASAAIGWQASPQLRKTADTFASDYTRYVEKGEPTSLGLRLEFWRKSLGFFAEAPFKGHGTGSTRRLFEQVATGSGYKASAEVIGNPHNQTLNVAVQWGLIGIVVLYAIWILHLLVFRGDGLANWVGLLVVIQNVFTSLFNSHLFDFHEGWMYVIGVGVAGGMVIRAQRAKMGDAGS; encoded by the coding sequence GTGACGGCGCTCGCCCGCGAGACGGCCGGCCAGATGCTTGGGCGGCGCCTGCGCAGCCCGGCGGCCTGGCGCGAGACGGTCGACATTTTCGCGGTGCTGACCGCGGCTTCGCTGCCATGGTCGACGTCGCTTGCGGGCATCTTCAACGCCCTGATGCTGCTCTGCATGGTGCCGTTTCTCGACGTCCGCGTGTTCCTGCAATCGCTGAAGCGTCCGATCTGCGTTGCTCCGATCGCGCTGGTCGTTCTCGCGCTACTCGGGACGCTGTGGTCCGATGCGCCCTGGGGCGCGCGCCTGTATGCGGTCAATCCGACCGTCAAGCTGCTCGTGCTGCCCGTCCTGCTCTACCATTTCGAGCGCTCGCAGCGCGGCCATTGGGTGCTCGTCGCCTTCCTGGTGTCCTGCGCGCTGTTGTCGGTGATGTCGTGGCTGGTCGCCTTCTATCCCAACCTCGCGCTCAAGACCGATGCGCCCGAACGCGGCATCTTCGTCAAGAACTACATCGACCAGAGCCAGGAATTCACGCTTTGCGCGGTCGCGCTCGCCTATCCGATCGTGATGCTGCTGCGTGAGAAGCGTTACTGGTTTGCCGGGCTGCTCACAGCGCTGGCGCTCAGCTTCTTCGTCAACATGGCCTTCGTGGTGGTATCGCGCACGGCGCTCGTCACCATTCCGATCATGTTCGGCGTGTTCGCGCTGCTCCACCTGAGGTGGCGCAGCATAGCGATCATCGCAACAGGCCTGCTCGCCAGCGCCGCGATTGGCTGGCAGGCCTCGCCGCAATTACGCAAGACTGCGGACACCTTTGCCAGCGACTACACGCGCTACGTGGAGAAGGGCGAGCCGACCTCACTGGGCCTGCGGCTCGAATTCTGGCGGAAATCCCTCGGGTTCTTCGCGGAGGCGCCGTTCAAGGGCCACGGCACCGGCTCGACGCGCAGATTGTTCGAGCAGGTCGCGACGGGCAGCGGCTACAAGGCCTCGGCCGAGGTGATCGGCAACCCGCATAACCAGACGCTGAATGTCGCTGTGCAATGGGGCCTCATCGGTATCGTCGTCCTCTACGCGATCTGGATCCTGCATCTGCTCGTGTTCCGCGGTGACGGGCTCGCCAACTGGGTCGGGCTCCTGGTCGTGATCCAGAACGTCTTCACCTCGCTGTTCAATTCTCATCTGTTCGACTTCCATGAGGGCTGGATGTACGTCATCGGCGTCGGCGTTGCCGGCGGCATGGTGATCCGGGCACAACGGGCGAAGATGGGGGATGCCGGTTCCTGA
- the waaF gene encoding lipopolysaccharide heptosyltransferase II, whose amino-acid sequence MNIDSQLSGHADRDDTSPILIIPYMWIGDFVRNHTVVRVLKQRWPNRPVDLLTTSLCAPLVDYMPGVRAGVVWDLPRGRLAVGRQLSLAKLLRERNYGTALVLPRTWKAAIAPALAGIPERVGFVGEFRFGLINHWRWGEKKLPRFIDKNAALAQPDGAPLPPEWPVPQLRVPAEEIVRWRQANGLSAGAAVALAPGSVGVSKRWTYYPEAARLLVERGLEVWVVGGPAEKGLAQEIVAAGGAGVQDLTGSDLRNGVLAIAAAGVAISNDSGLMHIAAALGTPTMGIFGPTSPYLWAPLNGLAATVVQDRSVLSCQPCQSTICKMNDHRCMRDIAASEVVAIAQRVLGETGARATT is encoded by the coding sequence ATGAATATAGATTCGCAACTTAGTGGACATGCAGACCGGGACGACACAAGTCCGATCCTGATCATTCCCTACATGTGGATCGGCGATTTCGTCCGGAATCACACTGTCGTGAGGGTCCTGAAGCAGCGCTGGCCCAACCGGCCGGTCGATCTCCTGACCACCTCCCTGTGCGCCCCGCTGGTCGATTACATGCCCGGCGTGCGCGCTGGCGTCGTCTGGGACCTGCCGCGTGGCCGGCTCGCAGTTGGCCGCCAGCTCAGCCTGGCAAAACTCCTGCGCGAGCGGAACTACGGCACCGCCCTGGTGCTGCCCCGGACCTGGAAGGCGGCCATCGCGCCCGCGCTGGCGGGCATTCCTGAACGGGTCGGCTTCGTCGGCGAGTTCCGGTTCGGCCTGATCAACCACTGGCGCTGGGGCGAGAAAAAATTGCCCCGCTTCATCGACAAGAACGCCGCCCTCGCCCAACCCGACGGCGCGCCGCTGCCTCCGGAATGGCCGGTGCCGCAATTGCGCGTCCCCGCCGAGGAGATCGTCCGCTGGCGGCAAGCCAATGGCCTCAGCGCCGGCGCGGCCGTGGCGCTGGCCCCCGGCTCGGTCGGCGTGTCAAAGCGCTGGACCTACTATCCCGAGGCCGCCCGATTGCTGGTCGAGCGCGGCCTGGAGGTCTGGGTGGTCGGCGGCCCCGCGGAAAAGGGCCTCGCCCAGGAGATCGTCGCTGCCGGCGGCGCGGGGGTGCAGGACCTCACCGGCAGCGATTTGCGCAACGGCGTGCTGGCCATAGCCGCCGCCGGCGTCGCGATCTCTAACGATTCCGGCCTGATGCATATCGCAGCCGCCCTGGGCACGCCCACCATGGGCATCTTCGGCCCGACCAGCCCCTACCTCTGGGCCCCCCTCAACGGCCTCGCCGCGACCGTCGTGCAGGACAGGAGCGTGCTGTCATGTCAGCCCTGCCAAAGCACGATCTGCAAGATGAACGATCACCGCTGCATGCGCGACATCGCGGCGAGCGAGGTGGTGGCGATTGCGCAGCGGGTGCTGGGTGAGACGGGGGCAAGGGCGACGACGTGA
- a CDS encoding ABC transporter ATP-binding protein, which produces MAQFPKKITDDPYAAAVLIRRLVMEQGVVYWRRYLVAFALMALAAGSTACATYVLGQVINQAYVDKNIPGIAMFSGITVVLLFIKGVATYGHMVILTKISNAILATNQRQLFAKLMRESVGFFSERHSSEFLARLTAGAKSITDVLNMLVNAIGRDLLMLLAMIGVMVWQDPLMSFIGLVAVPPAMLVLRKLVKRIKGLAHNQFTGTADILETMQESLQGIRTVKAFTLEDTMQNRIDENIAVVERNANKMARVANRSNPLMEMLGGFAVAGCLMYGGYAVVALNATPGAFFSFMTAFLMATEPAKRLARLNIDLNSQLVGARMLLEVVDSPASEQSDDDKPALKLSDARIELRDVSFSYRSGETVLNRMSFVAEPGKVTALVGPSGGGKSTVLALLLRFYEVTQGEIVIDGQSINSVSRKSLRAQTAYVGQDVYLFRDTIRNNIAFGRPGATEQEIIEAAKAACAHDFIMGFPLGYDTPVGEHGTQLSGGQRQRIAVARALIKNAPIILLDEATAALDSESERQVQEAIEHLCQNRTTIVIAHRLHTIMHADSILVVEGGEIVEQGRHDELLRRSGRYASFFRLQHHDVGALAPISATA; this is translated from the coding sequence ATGGCCCAGTTTCCAAAGAAAATCACCGACGATCCCTATGCGGCAGCGGTCCTGATTCGCCGCCTCGTCATGGAACAAGGGGTCGTCTACTGGCGGCGCTACCTCGTCGCCTTTGCGCTGATGGCGCTCGCCGCAGGCTCAACCGCATGCGCGACCTATGTGCTCGGCCAGGTCATCAACCAGGCCTATGTCGACAAGAACATCCCGGGCATCGCGATGTTCTCGGGCATCACGGTGGTGCTGCTGTTCATCAAGGGTGTGGCGACCTACGGCCACATGGTGATCCTGACCAAGATCAGTAACGCGATCCTCGCGACCAACCAGCGCCAGCTGTTCGCCAAGCTGATGCGCGAGAGCGTCGGCTTCTTCTCCGAGCGGCATTCGTCGGAATTTTTGGCGCGGCTGACCGCCGGCGCCAAGTCCATCACCGACGTGCTCAACATGCTGGTCAACGCGATCGGGCGCGACCTGTTGATGCTGCTCGCGATGATCGGTGTGATGGTGTGGCAGGACCCGCTGATGTCGTTCATCGGCCTCGTCGCGGTGCCACCGGCGATGCTGGTGCTGCGCAAGCTGGTCAAGCGCATCAAGGGCCTTGCGCATAACCAGTTCACCGGCACCGCCGACATCCTGGAGACGATGCAGGAATCGCTGCAAGGCATCCGCACCGTCAAGGCGTTCACGCTCGAAGATACCATGCAGAACCGCATCGACGAGAACATCGCGGTCGTCGAGCGCAACGCCAACAAGATGGCCCGCGTCGCCAACCGCTCCAATCCGCTGATGGAGATGCTGGGGGGCTTCGCGGTCGCCGGCTGCCTGATGTACGGCGGCTACGCCGTGGTCGCGCTCAATGCGACGCCCGGCGCGTTCTTCTCCTTCATGACTGCGTTCCTGATGGCGACCGAGCCAGCCAAGCGGCTGGCGCGGCTCAACATCGACCTCAACAGCCAGCTGGTCGGCGCGCGCATGCTGCTCGAGGTCGTCGACAGCCCCGCGAGCGAGCAGTCCGACGACGACAAGCCGGCGCTGAAGCTGTCAGATGCCCGCATCGAGCTGCGCGATGTCAGCTTCTCCTATCGCTCAGGCGAGACCGTGCTCAACCGCATGAGTTTCGTTGCCGAGCCCGGCAAGGTCACCGCCCTGGTCGGCCCGTCCGGCGGCGGCAAGTCCACCGTGCTGGCGCTGCTCCTGCGCTTCTACGAGGTGACGCAAGGCGAGATCGTGATCGACGGCCAGTCGATCAACTCGGTCTCGCGCAAATCGCTGCGGGCGCAGACCGCCTATGTCGGCCAGGACGTCTATCTGTTCCGCGACACCATCCGCAACAACATCGCCTTCGGCCGGCCGGGCGCGACCGAACAGGAAATCATCGAGGCGGCGAAGGCGGCCTGCGCGCATGATTTCATCATGGGCTTCCCGCTCGGCTACGACACGCCGGTCGGCGAGCACGGCACGCAGCTCTCTGGCGGCCAGCGCCAGCGCATCGCGGTGGCGCGCGCGCTGATCAAGAACGCGCCGATCATCCTCCTGGACGAAGCCACCGCCGCGCTCGATTCGGAGTCCGAGCGTCAGGTGCAGGAGGCGATCGAGCATCTCTGCCAGAACCGCACCACCATCGTGATCGCGCACCGCCTGCACACCATCATGCACGCAGATAGCATCCTGGTGGTCGAGGGCGGCGAGATCGTCGAGCAGGGCCGGCATGACGAGCTCTTGCGCCGCTCCGGCCGTTACGCCTCGTTCTTCCGCCTGCAACATCACGATGTCGGTGCACTGGCGCCGATCAGCGCAACCGCATAG
- the rfaE1 gene encoding D-glycero-beta-D-manno-heptose-7-phosphate kinase: protein MPTPILDFDALAQAISGRTVLCIGDIMLDEFVYGEVSRISPEAPAPVISAQRSEIHIGGAGNVARNVASLGARCIFVGLVGEDDAGRRLASALAEYAGIDSVLVSDSSRPTTRKVRFVSEHFSTHMLRADWEQAGPAPDATETKLIEAILPQIARADIVLLSDYAKGVLTARVIRHTIDAARKLGKPVIVDPKSLNWAIYRGATLLTPNRKEFSEATRRRADTTQSIVDASEDVMRLADCEAILVTLGEHGMTLVPRSGEAVHVPAFPVKVRDVSGAGDTVAAALAVSLAAGADWDAALRMANAAAAVAVGKQGTATVSAAELRRKILPHAYLAAEEKIVLEPGVLDAQLAEWKRQGQRVGFTNGCFDILHPGHVKVLTAARAACDRLIVGLNSDASVRRLKGADRPVQDERARAEVLAALEAVDLVVIFEEDTPIELITKIKPGVLVKGGDYTREQVVGHEVVEAAGGTVVLVEILQGFSTTALVHRARGAGK, encoded by the coding sequence ATGCCGACACCCATTCTCGATTTCGATGCCCTCGCACAAGCCATCAGCGGCCGTACGGTGCTGTGCATCGGCGATATCATGCTGGACGAGTTCGTCTATGGCGAAGTGTCGCGGATCTCGCCGGAAGCGCCCGCGCCGGTGATCTCGGCACAGCGCAGCGAGATCCATATCGGCGGCGCCGGCAACGTCGCGCGCAACGTCGCCTCCCTCGGCGCGCGCTGCATCTTCGTCGGCCTCGTCGGCGAGGACGACGCCGGAAGGCGGCTCGCCTCCGCGCTGGCGGAGTACGCCGGCATCGACAGCGTTCTGGTGAGCGACTCCTCGCGCCCGACCACGCGAAAAGTCCGCTTCGTCTCCGAGCATTTTTCCACACACATGCTGCGTGCGGATTGGGAGCAGGCGGGGCCTGCCCCCGATGCCACCGAGACGAAACTGATCGAGGCGATCCTGCCGCAGATCGCGCGCGCCGACATCGTGCTGCTGTCCGACTACGCCAAGGGCGTGCTGACCGCACGCGTGATCCGCCACACCATCGACGCCGCGCGAAAGCTCGGCAAGCCCGTCATCGTCGATCCCAAGAGCCTGAACTGGGCGATCTATCGCGGAGCGACACTGCTCACGCCCAACCGCAAGGAGTTTTCGGAAGCGACGCGGAGGCGCGCCGACACCACGCAGAGCATCGTCGATGCCAGCGAGGACGTGATGCGGCTCGCCGATTGCGAGGCGATCCTGGTCACACTGGGCGAGCACGGCATGACGCTGGTGCCGCGCAGCGGCGAGGCCGTCCATGTTCCGGCTTTCCCGGTGAAGGTGCGCGACGTCTCCGGCGCCGGCGACACCGTCGCCGCCGCGCTTGCGGTGTCGCTCGCGGCGGGCGCGGACTGGGACGCGGCGCTGCGCATGGCCAATGCCGCCGCCGCCGTCGCCGTCGGCAAGCAGGGCACCGCCACCGTGAGCGCGGCCGAGCTGCGGCGAAAGATCCTGCCGCACGCCTACCTCGCCGCCGAGGAGAAGATCGTGCTCGAGCCGGGCGTGCTGGACGCGCAACTCGCCGAATGGAAGCGACAGGGCCAGCGCGTCGGCTTCACCAATGGCTGTTTCGACATCCTCCATCCCGGCCACGTCAAGGTGCTGACCGCGGCGCGTGCCGCCTGTGACCGCCTGATCGTGGGTCTCAACAGCGACGCCTCGGTGCGGCGGCTGAAGGGCGCCGATCGCCCGGTCCAGGACGAGCGCGCGCGTGCCGAGGTGCTAGCCGCGTTGGAGGCCGTCGATCTCGTCGTCATCTTCGAGGAGGACACGCCGATCGAGCTGATCACCAAGATCAAGCCCGGCGTGCTGGTGAAGGGCGGCGACTACACCCGCGAGCAGGTCGTCGGCCACGAGGTCGTCGAGGCCGCGGGCGGGACGGTCGTGCTGGTCGAAATCCTCCAGGGCTTCAGCACCACCGCACTGGTGCATCGTGCCCGGGGAGCGGGCAAGTGA
- a CDS encoding glycosyltransferase family 4 protein has translation MANFPGDLEVIVPNLHRRYSGVTATNRMVAPRLAKLYRAAWFASDAPDGIARLSAADFLKLWRRKTPLIWHARRNNEMITGVALRALGWPLKLVFTSAAQRHHSWITRWLIRRMDAIIATSEISASFLKVKATVIPHGVDTDVYAPPTDRAAAFAEAALPGRYAIGCFGRVRAQKGTDVFVDAMCRLLPRYPDFTAVIVGQVTPEQTAFANDLKQRIAAAGLQSRIVITGELPIGEVQRWYQRLTIYAFTSRNEGFGLTLIEAMAAGSALVAARAGAAELVVEDGVTGVLMPPGDVDALVAGLEPLMRDVDAATAMGARGRARVLERFSLDAEAARIGEVYRPLL, from the coding sequence GTGGCGAATTTCCCGGGCGATCTCGAAGTGATCGTGCCAAATCTGCACAGGCGTTATTCCGGGGTCACCGCGACCAATCGGATGGTCGCGCCGCGGCTGGCGAAACTGTATCGCGCGGCGTGGTTCGCCTCCGATGCGCCGGACGGGATTGCGCGCCTGAGTGCTGCGGATTTCCTGAAACTATGGCGTCGCAAGACGCCGCTGATCTGGCATGCGCGCCGCAACAACGAGATGATCACCGGCGTCGCGTTGCGCGCGCTGGGCTGGCCCTTGAAGCTCGTGTTCACCTCGGCGGCGCAGCGGCATCACAGCTGGATCACGCGCTGGCTGATCCGGCGCATGGACGCGATCATCGCAACGAGCGAGATTTCGGCATCGTTCCTGAAAGTGAAGGCAACCGTGATCCCGCATGGCGTCGACACCGACGTCTACGCACCGCCGACAGATCGCGCCGCTGCCTTCGCGGAAGCCGCGCTGCCGGGCCGCTACGCGATCGGCTGCTTCGGCCGCGTGCGCGCGCAGAAGGGCACCGACGTGTTCGTCGATGCGATGTGCCGGTTGTTGCCGCGCTATCCCGATTTCACCGCGGTCATCGTCGGCCAGGTCACGCCCGAGCAGACGGCCTTTGCCAATGACCTGAAACAGCGCATCGCGGCCGCCGGCCTGCAATCGCGCATCGTCATCACCGGCGAATTGCCGATCGGCGAGGTGCAGCGCTGGTATCAGCGATTGACGATCTACGCTTTCACCTCGCGCAACGAAGGTTTTGGCCTGACGCTGATCGAGGCGATGGCGGCCGGCAGCGCCCTCGTCGCCGCACGCGCCGGTGCGGCCGAACTCGTGGTCGAAGATGGCGTGACCGGCGTGCTGATGCCGCCGGGCGATGTGGATGCGCTGGTCGCCGGGCTGGAGCCGCTGATGCGTGATGTGGACGCCGCGACCGCGATGGGCGCGCGCGGGCGGGCAAGGGTGCTCGAACGCTTCAGCCTGGATGCGGAGGCGGCGCGGATCGGCGAGGTCTATCGCCCGCTGCTCTGA
- the rfaD gene encoding ADP-glyceromanno-heptose 6-epimerase, translating into MLLVTGGAGFIGSNVVAALNEAGRSDVVVCDLLGTDGKWRNLAKRQLVDIVPPAELIDWLEGRKLDAMIHLGAISETTATDGDLVIETNFRLSMRLLDWCTANVVPFIYASSAATYGDGADGFDDDASLPALKKLRPMNLYGWSKHLFDLTVAQRVANGDRLPPQWAGLKFFNVFGPNEYHKGSMMSVLARRFDDVKAGRVVQLFKSHREGIEDGDQRRDFIYVDDVVRVVMWLLATPSVSGLFNVGTGKARSFKDLILAAYAALGKRPNIEYIDMPEAIRGSYQYFTQSKVDRLHRAGYNGGFTTLEDAVKAYVGDYLDRLDRFR; encoded by the coding sequence ATGTTGCTGGTGACCGGCGGGGCCGGTTTTATCGGATCGAATGTCGTCGCCGCGCTCAACGAGGCTGGCCGCAGCGACGTCGTGGTCTGCGATCTCCTCGGCACTGACGGCAAATGGCGCAACCTCGCCAAGCGGCAGCTTGTGGATATCGTCCCGCCGGCCGAACTGATCGACTGGCTGGAGGGCCGCAAGCTCGACGCCATGATCCATCTCGGGGCGATTTCCGAGACCACCGCCACCGACGGCGATCTCGTGATCGAGACCAATTTCCGCCTGTCGATGCGCCTCTTGGACTGGTGCACGGCGAATGTGGTGCCGTTCATCTATGCCTCGTCGGCGGCGACCTATGGCGATGGTGCGGACGGCTTTGACGACGACGCCTCGCTGCCGGCGCTGAAAAAACTACGGCCGATGAATCTGTACGGCTGGAGCAAGCACCTGTTCGACCTCACTGTTGCCCAGCGCGTCGCGAACGGCGATCGGCTGCCGCCGCAATGGGCGGGCCTGAAATTCTTCAACGTGTTCGGCCCCAACGAATACCACAAGGGCTCGATGATGAGCGTGCTGGCGCGCCGCTTCGACGACGTGAAAGCGGGCCGCGTCGTGCAGCTGTTCAAGTCGCATCGCGAGGGCATCGAAGACGGCGACCAGCGCCGCGATTTCATCTATGTCGACGACGTCGTGCGCGTCGTCATGTGGCTGCTGGCGACGCCGTCGGTCTCCGGCCTCTTCAACGTCGGGACCGGCAAGGCGCGCAGCTTCAAGGACCTGATACTGGCAGCCTATGCTGCGCTCGGCAAAAGGCCCAATATCGAATACATCGACATGCCCGAGGCGATCCGGGGCAGCTATCAATACTTCACCCAGAGCAAGGTCGATCGTCTCCACCGCGCCGGCTATAACGGCGGCTTCACGACGCTCGAGGATGCGGTGAAGGCCTATGTCGGGGATTATCTCGACCGGCTCGACCGCTTCCGCTGA